One Deltaproteobacteria bacterium GWC2_65_14 genomic window carries:
- a CDS encoding permease: MFGIGGGVVVIPAMVYLFGFSQKTAVGTSLGMLLPPIGILAFLQFYKAGHVNVAAALLLIAGFLAGSYLSASYTVALPDLFLKRAFGGLLIVMGVIYILTAR, encoded by the coding sequence ATGTTCGGGATCGGCGGCGGGGTCGTCGTCATCCCCGCGATGGTCTACCTCTTCGGCTTCAGCCAGAAGACGGCCGTCGGGACCTCCCTCGGGATGCTCCTTCCGCCGATCGGGATCCTGGCCTTCCTCCAGTTCTACAAGGCGGGACATGTCAACGTCGCGGCCGCCCTCCTGCTGATCGCCGGGTTTCTCGCCGGGTCGTACCTCTCCGCCTCCTACACGGTCGCGCTGCCCGACCTCTTCCTCAAGCGCGCCTTCGGGGGGCTTCTGATCGTGATGGGGGTGATCTACATATTGACGGCCCGGTAG
- a CDS encoding ribulose-phosphate 3-epimerase — MEYYIAPSLLSADFGRLAEEVAAVEKAGADLLHIDVMDGRFVPNITIGPPVVAAIRKCAKLPLDVHLMIVEPEKYLEAFAAAGADVITVHAEATPHLQRAVARIRELGKKAGVSLNPSTSLSAIEWVLTDVDMVLLMTVNPGFGGQDYLPAMTGKIELLRSQLSRTGLAVDIEVDGGIKEDNVETVVRAGANVIVSGSGIFGTGDYGKTIAGMRKRMKAAASVQAQGAPGGARPFHREEKR, encoded by the coding sequence ATGGAGTACTACATCGCGCCGTCGCTGCTGTCGGCCGACTTCGGCCGGCTCGCGGAGGAGGTGGCCGCCGTGGAGAAGGCGGGGGCCGACCTGCTCCACATCGACGTCATGGACGGCCGGTTCGTCCCCAACATCACCATCGGCCCCCCCGTGGTGGCCGCGATCAGGAAGTGCGCGAAGCTTCCGCTCGACGTCCATCTGATGATCGTGGAGCCGGAGAAGTATCTGGAGGCCTTCGCCGCGGCCGGGGCCGACGTGATCACCGTCCATGCCGAGGCGACCCCGCACCTGCAGCGGGCGGTCGCCCGGATCCGGGAGCTGGGGAAGAAGGCGGGGGTGTCGCTCAACCCTTCGACCTCCCTTTCGGCGATCGAGTGGGTCCTCACCGACGTCGACATGGTGCTGCTCATGACCGTCAACCCGGGGTTCGGCGGCCAGGACTACCTTCCCGCGATGACCGGGAAGATCGAGCTCCTCCGCTCCCAGCTCTCCCGGACCGGCCTTGCGGTCGACATCGAGGTGGACGGGGGGATCAAGGAGGACAACGTCGAGACGGTGGTGCGGGCCGGGGCCAACGTGATCGTCTCCGGCTCCGGGATCTTCGGGACAGGGGACTACGGGAAGACGATCGCCGGAATGCGGAAGCGGATGAAGGCGGCGGCTTCCGTCCAGGCGCAGGGAGCGCCGGGAGGCGCCCGGCCATTCCATCGGGAGGAGAAGCGATGA
- a CDS encoding 16S rRNA (cytosine(967)-C(5))-methyltransferase, with amino-acid sequence MAVCAGTAHREGGAAIPVRASALRVLTRVDRGGAYADILLDREQRRFADPRDRALLTELVMGTLRRRGILDHSLSLHLERPIDKADPVARNALRLGAYQLFYLRVPGRAALHETVEAAKALRGDRIGGLVNAVLRALLRSGEEPGRSAVELFAPPALYAALSGSLGREEADAFLAASLERPPFTIRANRFRTTREGLLSRLSNAGMDPSPCRFAPDGIVLGEPGMVHADPGFRSGGYLVTDEGAQLIAPLLSPAPGEELLDACASPGGKTTHLAALAGGKARIVATDLPGRLRALEQTVSRLQVTGVSLRPHDYSGGRLPKRAGEFDKILVDAPCTGMGVIRRNPDAKWRFLPADPARMARLQRSLLSNAWESLRPGGLLVYCTCTLFREENEQVVESFLAERPDALPVREPPPGWQGPAEAWTAEGYLRLLPHRHGTDGFFAAILARTGRQARAGSGGEKGPLRRRPRGRIDRTAA; translated from the coding sequence GTGGCAGTATGCGCAGGGACGGCGCATCGGGAAGGGGGAGCGGCTATCCCGGTAAGGGCTTCCGCGCTCCGTGTCCTGACCCGGGTCGACCGGGGCGGGGCCTATGCCGACATCCTCCTCGACCGGGAGCAGCGCAGGTTCGCCGACCCGCGGGACCGTGCGCTTCTCACGGAGCTGGTGATGGGGACGCTGCGAAGGCGCGGCATCCTCGACCATTCCCTCTCCCTGCACCTGGAACGCCCGATCGACAAGGCCGATCCGGTGGCGCGCAACGCCCTGCGGCTGGGGGCCTACCAGCTCTTCTACCTGCGGGTGCCGGGGCGCGCCGCCCTCCACGAGACGGTCGAAGCCGCCAAGGCGCTCCGGGGGGATCGGATCGGCGGACTGGTGAACGCGGTGCTGCGCGCGCTGCTCCGATCCGGGGAGGAGCCCGGAAGGAGCGCGGTCGAGCTCTTCGCCCCCCCGGCGCTTTACGCGGCGCTCTCCGGATCGCTCGGGCGGGAGGAGGCGGACGCCTTCCTCGCCGCGTCGCTGGAGCGCCCTCCCTTCACCATCCGGGCGAACCGGTTCCGCACCACGCGGGAAGGGCTGCTCTCCCGCCTGTCGAACGCCGGGATGGATCCTTCCCCCTGCCGGTTCGCGCCGGACGGGATCGTGCTGGGGGAGCCCGGCATGGTGCACGCCGACCCGGGATTCCGCTCGGGGGGCTATCTCGTGACCGACGAGGGGGCCCAGCTGATCGCCCCGCTGCTTTCCCCCGCCCCCGGCGAGGAGCTGCTCGACGCCTGCGCCTCCCCGGGGGGGAAGACGACCCACCTGGCGGCGCTCGCCGGCGGGAAGGCGAGGATCGTCGCGACCGATCTCCCGGGGAGGCTGCGCGCGCTGGAGCAGACCGTCTCCCGTCTCCAGGTCACGGGGGTGAGCCTGCGCCCCCACGATTATTCCGGAGGCCGGCTGCCGAAGCGGGCGGGAGAGTTCGACAAGATCCTCGTAGACGCCCCGTGCACCGGGATGGGGGTGATCCGCAGGAACCCGGACGCGAAGTGGCGGTTCCTTCCGGCCGATCCCGCCCGGATGGCGCGCCTCCAGCGATCGCTCCTTTCGAACGCCTGGGAATCGCTCCGCCCGGGGGGGCTGCTGGTCTACTGCACCTGCACCCTCTTCCGGGAGGAGAACGAGCAGGTGGTGGAGTCCTTCCTGGCGGAGCGACCGGACGCGCTGCCGGTGCGGGAGCCGCCGCCCGGATGGCAGGGCCCGGCGGAGGCCTGGACCGCGGAAGGGTATCTTCGGCTCCTGCCGCACCGCCACGGCACCGACGGGTTCTTCGCGGCGATCCTGGCCCGGACGGGGAGGCAGGCGCGTGCGGGGAGCGGGGGCGAGAAGGGTCCCCTCCGCCGCCGCCCGCGTGGTAGAATCGACCGGACCGCAGCGTAA
- a CDS encoding methionyl-tRNA formyltransferase: MTPFRLVFLGTPEFAVPSLAVLAETETVTLVVTNPDRPAGRGRTVAMSPVKEEALRRGLPVFQPEKARSPESVERIRAERPDLIVVVAYGQILPQAILEIPRRFCVNVHASLLPKYRGAAPIHWAIVRGETATGVTIMRMDAGMDTGPMLLSREIPIGEEETAGTMFERLSRLGAEALAEALGKLREGTLREIPQDGSQATYAPMLKKEHGTVDWGKSAREIRDLVRGMTPWPSAYTMHGGRTLKILSAALGEGKREEAVAPGEVLSVGKDGIAVACGEGSILLTRVQPEGGRAMPSWQYAQGRRIGKGERLSR, translated from the coding sequence GTGACCCCCTTCCGCCTGGTGTTCCTGGGGACGCCGGAGTTCGCCGTCCCCTCCCTCGCGGTGCTCGCCGAAACGGAAACCGTCACCCTGGTCGTCACCAACCCCGATCGCCCCGCCGGCCGGGGGAGGACCGTCGCCATGTCCCCCGTGAAGGAGGAGGCCCTTCGCCGCGGCCTTCCGGTCTTCCAGCCGGAGAAGGCCCGCTCCCCAGAGTCGGTGGAGCGGATCCGGGCGGAGCGGCCCGACCTGATCGTCGTGGTCGCCTACGGGCAGATCCTCCCCCAGGCGATCCTGGAAATCCCCCGGAGGTTCTGTGTGAACGTCCATGCCTCCCTGCTGCCGAAGTATCGCGGGGCGGCCCCCATCCACTGGGCGATCGTCCGGGGGGAGACGGCGACCGGGGTGACGATCATGCGGATGGACGCCGGGATGGACACGGGGCCGATGCTCCTGTCGCGGGAGATTCCGATCGGGGAGGAGGAGACCGCCGGGACGATGTTCGAACGGCTCTCCCGGCTCGGGGCCGAGGCGCTGGCGGAGGCGCTCGGGAAGCTCCGGGAGGGGACCCTGCGGGAGATCCCCCAGGACGGCTCGCAGGCGACCTATGCCCCGATGCTGAAAAAAGAGCATGGCACGGTCGACTGGGGGAAGAGCGCCCGGGAGATCCGGGACCTGGTCCGGGGGATGACCCCTTGGCCCTCCGCGTACACCATGCACGGGGGGAGGACGCTCAAGATCCTGTCGGCCGCTCTCGGGGAAGGGAAGCGGGAGGAGGCGGTCGCTCCCGGAGAGGTCCTCTCGGTGGGGAAGGACGGCATCGCGGTCGCCTGCGGGGAAGGATCGATCCTCCTGACCCGGGTCCAGCCGGAGGGGGGAAGGGCGATGCCCTCGTGGCAGTATGCGCAGGGACGGCGCATCGGGAAGGGGGAGCGGCTATCCCGGTAA
- a CDS encoding peptide deformylase, giving the protein MIRTILTYPDPFLATRAAPVSKVGDSVRTLVRDLFETMYAASGVGLAATQIGVGKRVIVIDISPVEEEAAPLALVNPEIVESQGCVQGPEGCLSVPGVEGEVARAETILVQGMDGKGSPLTLRAQGLLARAIQHEIDHLDGILFIDRLTEPAASAQ; this is encoded by the coding sequence ATGATAAGAACGATCCTTACCTATCCTGATCCCTTCCTCGCGACGAGGGCGGCTCCCGTCTCGAAGGTGGGCGATTCGGTGCGGACCCTGGTTCGCGACCTGTTCGAGACGATGTACGCCGCGAGCGGGGTCGGCCTCGCGGCCACGCAGATCGGCGTGGGGAAGCGGGTGATCGTGATCGACATCTCCCCGGTCGAGGAGGAGGCGGCCCCGCTGGCGCTCGTGAACCCGGAGATCGTGGAGAGCCAGGGGTGCGTCCAGGGCCCCGAGGGGTGCCTGAGCGTCCCCGGCGTCGAGGGAGAGGTCGCCCGCGCCGAAACGATCCTGGTCCAGGGGATGGACGGGAAGGGATCCCCGCTGACGCTCCGCGCGCAGGGGCTGCTCGCCCGCGCCATCCAGCACGAGATCGACCACCTGGACGGCATCCTGTTCATCGACAGGCTGACCGAACCGGCGGCCTCCGCCCAATAG